In Kwoniella pini CBS 10737 chromosome 2, complete sequence, a single genomic region encodes these proteins:
- a CDS encoding flap endonuclease 1, whose product MGIKGLTALLSEHAPRCMKDHEMKTLFGRKVAIDASMSIYQFLIAVRQQDGQMLMNESGDVTSHLMGFFYRTIRMVDHGIKPCYIFDGRPPELKGNVLAKRFARREEAKEGEEEARETGTAEDIDKLARRQVRVTKEHNEECKRLLALMGIPVVTAPGEAEAQCAELAKTGKVYAAGSEDMDTLTFHTPILLRHLTFSEAKKMPISEINLEIALEDLGMTMDRFIELCILLGCDYLEPCKGIGPKTALKLLREHNGLGGVVEFVRGKMAEKEQENQAIASSQPVDDDSDRESEEGGGGMMVNSEGEEMPVSSPVKKSPAKKKKKVTSSGMQIPEHWPWEEAKKVFLAPDVVKGDDLELEWKAPDVDGLVDFLCRDKGFNEDRVRAGAAKLAKMLAAKQQGRLDGFFTVKPKDGGNAKSAAGGKRKGDEKDKGGSKKKGKK is encoded by the exons ATGGGTATCAAAG GTCTTACCGCTTTGCTCTCGGAGCATGCACCGAGATGTATGAAGGATCACGAGATGAAGACT CTGTTTGGAAGAAAAGTAGCTATTGATGCTTCTAT GTCCATCTACCAGTTTTTGATCGCTGTTCGACAACAAGATGGTcagatgttgatgaatgaGAGCGGAGACGTTACGAG TCATTTGATGGGTTTCTTTTACCGTACGATACGGATGGTAGATCATGGTATCAAACCATGTTACATCTTTGATGGTAGACCGCCTGAGCTGAAAGGGAATGTG CTTGCGAAGCGTTTTGCTAGGAGGGAAGAAGCCAAAGAGGGCGAAGAGGAGGCTAGAGAGACCG GTACCGCCGAGGATATCGATAAGCTGGCTAGAAGGCAAGTGAGAGTGACGAAAGAGCATAATGAGGAATGTAAGAGGTTGTTAGCGTTAATGGGTATACCTGTTGTTACG GCTCCAGGAGAGGCTGAGGCTCAATGTGCGGAACTTGCCAAAACAGGAAAG GTATACGCTGCAGGATCCGAAGACATGGATACCCTCACATTCCACACCCCTATTCTCCTTCGACATCTCACATTCTCAGAAGCAAAGAAGATGCCTATTTCCGAGATAAATCTGGAAATCGCATTGGAAGATCTTGGAATGACTATGGACAGG TTCATTGAATTGTGTATTCTACTGGGATGTGACTACCTCGAGCCATGTAAAGGTATCGGACCCAAGACCGCTCTCAAGCTTCTGAGGGAACACAATGGGTTAGGAGGAGTAGTTGAATTTGTGCGAGGCAAAATGGCAGAAAAGGAACAAGAGAATCAAGCTATAGCGTCATCTCAACCCGTTGATGACGATTCAGATCGAGAGAgcgaagaaggtggaggaggaatGATGGTGAATTCGGAAGGAGAGGAGATGCCGGTATCAAGTCCGGTGAAAAAGTCGCCggcaaagaagaagaagaaggtcaCGAGTTCAGGTATGCAAATTCCTGAACATTGGCCTTGGGAAGAAGCCAAAAAAGTCTTCCTTGCGCCTGATGTGGTGAAAGGAGATGATCTCGAA CTCGAGTGGAAAGCACCGGACGTAGATGGATTAGTAGATTTTCTGTGTCGAGATAAAGGATTCAA TGAGGACAGAGTACGTGCGGGAGCAGCAAAATTAGCTAAGATGTTGGCAGCCAAACAACAAGGTAGATTAGATGGATTCTTCACTGTCAAACCAAAAGATGGAGGTAATGCTAAATCTGCTGCGGGCGGGAAGAGGAAAGGGGACgagaaagataaaggtgGGTCTAAGAAGAAGGGTAAGAAGTAG
- a CDS encoding homocitrate synthase, mitochondrial, whose protein sequence is MCPPPDQPVTSNGDEEMVPIINDGPHISSSTNGQVKKINENVSEQPPAVKSHKGLYGRASDFLSNTSNWSIIESTLREGEQFANAFFTLETKIKIAKMLDEFGVEYIELTSPAASPESKAHCEAICKLGLKKTKILTHIRCHMDDARLAVETGVDGVDVVIGTSSFLREHSHGKDMTWITKTAIEVIEFVKSKGIEIRFSSEDSFRSELVDLLSIYRTVDKIHVNRVGVADTVGCADPRQVYDLVRTLRGVVSCDIECHFHNDTGCSIANAYAALEAGATHIDTSILGIGERNGITPLGGLIARMMVADPDYVKSKYKLSMLRELENVVAEAVEISVPFNNYITGFCAFTHKAGIHAKAILANPSTYEILNPADFGMTRYVSIGHRLTGWNAVKSRVEQLNLNLTDDQVKDATAKIKELADVRTQSMEDVDMILRIYHTGIQTGDLKVGQSHVLDRLLEKHMPSREGSPNGSANGNKRARIEGASA, encoded by the exons ATGTGTCCACCACCTGATCAACCAGTAACTTCaaatggagatgaagagatGGTACCAATCATTAATGATGGACCAcatatttcttcatcaacaaatggacaagttaaaaaaataaatgaaaatgtttCTGAACAACCTCCTGCTGTTAAATCGCATAAAGGATTATATGGTAGAGCTTCTGATTTCTTAAGTAATACTTCAAATTGGAGT ATTATCGAATCTACACTTCGAG AGGGTGAACAATTCGCCAATGCTTTCTTCACGCTTGAGACCAAGATCAAGATTGCCAAGAT GCTCGATGAATTCGGTGTAGAGTACATTGAACTTACTTCCCCTGCCGCTTCTCCCGAATCCAAGGCGCATTGTGAAGCTATTTGCAAGTTGGGTCTCAAGAAGACCAAGATTTTGACTCACATCAGGTGTCATATGGATGATGCACGATTGGCAGTTGAGACTG GTGTTGACGGAGTTGACGTTGTCATTGgtacatcatcattcttgaGAGAGCACTCACACGGAAAGGATATGACATGGATCACCAAGACTGCTATTGAAGTTATCGAATTTGTCAAGTCTAAGGGTATCGAAATCCGATTCTCATCTGAAGATTCTTTCCGATCTGAATTAGTAGACTTATTGTCAATCTACAGAACTGTGGATAAGATTCACGTCAACCGTGTTGGTGTTGCGGATACCGTTGGTTGTGCCGACCCAAGACAAGTATACGACTTGGTTAGAACTCTCAGAGGTGTTGTAAGCTGTGATATCGAGTGTCATTTCCACAATGATACTGGTTGTT CTATTGCCAACGCATACGCCGCTCTTGAAGCCGGTGCTACCCACATTGACACTTCCATC CTTGGTATCGGAGAAAGAAACGGTATTACCCCTCTTGGTGGTTTGATCGCTAGAATGATGGTTGCCGACCCAGATTACGTCAAAAGCAAGTACAAGTTGTCCATGTTGAGAGAATTGGAGAACGTTGTCGCCGAAGCTGTCGAAATCTCTGTGCCATT CAATAACTACATCACTGGTTTCTGTGCCTTCACACACAAGGCTGGTATCCACGCCAAGGCCATTCTTGCAAACCCTTCCACCTACGAAATCTTGAACCCTGCTGATTTCGGTATGACCCGATATGTCTCCATTGG TCACCGATTGACAGGATGGAATGCCGTCAAGTCTAGAGTAGAACAACTAAATCTTAATCTTACCGATGATCAAGTTAAGGATGCTACAGCTAAAATTAAGGAATTAGCAGATGTAAGAACTCAATCAATggaagatgttgatatgATTTTACGTATTTACCATACTGGTATTCAAACTGGTGATCTTAAAGTTGGACAATCTCACGTTTTAGATAGATTACTTGAAAAGCATATGCCATCTAGAGAAGGATCACCAAATGGTTCTGCTAATGGAAATAAGAGAGCTAGAATTGAAGGTGCTTCTGCTTAA
- a CDS encoding glutaredoxin — translation MSTAIRRLNVLSSHLTFKPTLQSFKLGSSFSTSSPAMSAEIKQLVDKTIKENKAVVFSKSYCPYCKKAKTYLKEDTSDIAILELDERDDGSAIQAYLKELNGQGTVPHVYLNQEFIGGSSDLLKLSHDQIKQKISA, via the exons ATGTCTACAGCAATTAGAAGATTAAACGTTTTATCTTCTCATCTCACATTCAAACCAACTTTACAATCTTTCAAACTGggttcttcattttcaacttcatcacCTGCAATGTCAGCTGAAATCAAACAACTGGTCGATAAGACAATCAAAGAGAACAAAGCTGTTGTTTTCTCCAAATCTTACTGTCCT TACTGTAAGAAAGCTAAGACatatttgaaagaagatactAGCGATATCGCAATCCTCGA ACTCGATGAGAGAGATGATGGAT CTGCCATCCAAGCTTACCTCAAAGAACTTAACGGTCAAGGTACTGTTCCTCACGTCTACCTCAACCAAGAGTTCATCGGAGGTTCTTCCGATTTGTTGAAGCTCTCTCACGATCAAATCAAGCAAAAAATCTCTGCCTAG